In Podospora pseudopauciseta strain CBS 411.78 chromosome 2 map unlocalized CBS411.78m_2, whole genome shotgun sequence, the genomic stretch AACGCCGTCTCCCACGGCTTTAGTCGTCACATCTCGCCTCCGTTATCTCACCCCCCAACTCTATGATCAGCAGGGTCTTGCCTTTCCTGGCTCCCGCTGTCttcccccatccacccaacTTCTTCCGTTTTCCGTCATTCATCCTCTCACTGCGTAGTTGCCGCCGCGCTTCACTAACAGGCTGGGGACACCAAGTCGATGCTGTGGCACTGATCTAAGACAGGTCGGCCAGCCGCGCCGAGCAATTGTTCTGTGGTAACACACGGCCGGCCAAAGTTTACGTCGAGTGAATCCGGCGTAAACGGGAAGACATGTTCAGTCCCTGAGTGATGGGTTCAAACGGTCATAAGCTACGCCATAACTGGCAGCCGTCCTACGTCTGTCATGGTCACCCCATGTTCAAACGGCGCTCATCACCGCTGATCGGTCATAGGTTTGGGGGTAAGCTTGCATCTGAGGGTAGCAGCACTATCCTCTTCCACCTATGAGGTGGTGAGAGAGACGGGCCCCCTTCTTGTCGTGCCTTTGTGAGATTGGTTccggcgggtggtggtgtgcgAGGATCATGGTGACGATGGGTGTGAGACCTCTCTTGTCCCGACTGCTCTCTCTGAGGGTCCCTGCCCGTCCCCTGCGTGGACTCCTTCTGCTTGTCAATCTGCCTTTCGaactttcccccctccccgtccccacACCACTCGTACCCCTTCCCACACAAAAAGTGCCATTGATTACCACCCGGCCCCACCAAATCTCGCCTTAATCAGATACACTCCAAGCACCTACAAGCCAAGCTCTCCGTTATAAAGCCTGGcgacccctcccctccgtttccttgttttctttccGCATCTTAGTCACAGACTAATAAACACAATCAACTCTTGGCTGCTGAAGCTTGACAAACAATAACCGCAAACTTCTTCTCTTTGTCGGCGTTTTCCTTTGAGTAGCTCTCCTACAGTCTCTCATCTCTTGCAAAAAGTTTCAACGTGAGCGGCActatcatcaccatcatcagctcTCCAAAgaaatcatcaccacccacaaaGACATAACCTGCACCatgcccaccacccaaaacgCCTCTTACTCCGTCGGCCTCGCCAtgtcccccccaccacccagcGACCTCGGCAGCTACGCTCGCTCCATGCACCAACACACCAAGCGCCAGATGGACTCCATCTCCCaggcctccacctcccccgagaGGCGCTCCCCAAGCCAGAACAACGACCGCTCCTCGGGCACAAACAGCATGCCCAACGGCGTATCGAACCAGAGGAGAAACCCAGGCGATTACAACTACCAGTAAATCAGTTGTGACGCATCATTGCCgtgagggagagagaaaTAAGCGTGAAAATCTCTTCATTTCTTCGTTTTCTATCGGGCTgggaagagaagaggaaaaagcGTAACAACCATTCCTCAGCATCgggtttcttttcttcttctgggccGGGGAAAACATGACGCTGGTTGTTACACATGACACATATATCTACTAGGATGTGTGTGGTTTCGGAATGGATATGATATGGGGCGTACACGAGTTGGGGGGAAAAAGGTTTTCGGTTGTCTTCTCCCTTCTCTTCTCGAATACTTGCATATCtgggtctttttttttttttggggagaGCCGTCCTTTTTTTGCTCTCACCTCTCGTTTTTGTTGCGAGCATGGCGTTTAATGGACTGGGAATATCGGTGGGGATTAAGCAATGATTTTCCCTGGAGTTGTCGGTTTGCGAATACGCTCTCGATAGATGATTTTCTTTCTCTGTTCTGAGCATGaattgatgatggaggtgggcTGGTACATCAAAGTATAGTACGCATAAGCAATCAATGTGTTAATTCTCGGTCAATTCTTTGGCTGGGATAATCTCGACTCACTTTGTTCGTTTTTTAATGTGAATTTCAGTGTGAATCAATTATTAGTGTAACGGATGTGCTGATTCTGTAGCCGGTTTTCCTAGCCAACTTTGTAAGCACACCGTGAGCTCTATGTAACCTGTTTCCCTGGGTGGTACCATTCTCTTATCTCACTTCCGCTCGTCATGTTAAAGTGTGCTGTGTGCCGGTAAAACAATTATTCCTCTCATTACCCCATCGGTTGATTTGGCAGGTGCCGCTCATATGCAACTTCAagccaccttcttcttcttgatcccTAATAGCGCGGCGTGATCCTTTTTCCTCTTAACCACCCTCTTAAAACTAGGCGGTGGCATATCCGTCGTATCGGTCCCCGCTGTCGTCGCAGCTGCCGTCGTCGCAGGTTTAACCCCCTCACTCAACGACAAGCTTGGCCCCCCATTactcccatccacccccttctcctcctcttccggctcctccacaatctcctccaacatctccTGCCTCCTCGCAAACTGAaacgccctcctcgccgcctcagcatcctcctcctcctgcctcctcctctctttttcctcctccgtctccttactcaccaacccctccaacaaatccaccccctcactcTTCGCTTTCTCCAACCTCGCATTCCGACTCCTAATCTCATCCAACGCgtccgccaccgccatctccctcttcgcATCCTCCGTTTTCTGCTCCAACTCAACCATAGcattcttctcctcctcccccgccgcctccgccatTTCCCGTTCCAACCGATCCAACCTCTGCTCATCCGTctcatcttccccatccccattgtccccatcatccaaccccctcttccacgGATCCGTGTTCCTCTTGGCCCCCTGCTCAACAGTATAATCCTGATTCTTGGGATCAGTCTTGAACACAATCTCCGCCGAGCACCTCGTGCACCGAATGTAAAACCGGTAAATCTGTATAGACAAGTATTTTTCGTCTGGTCGGGTTTCTTTGCGCGCGTTGAATTTGCGGCCGCGATACATGTACTCCCCGCAGGCGGTGCAGCGCATGCTGAACGGGGCCATAAGGCGCACGACTTGGACCTTGGGAGTGTTGGCCGCGGATTTGGGCTTGCGGGTTCGCCCTACGAGGGAGGGATCAAAGTCGGGGGGGTAGTATTTGGAGAGGACTTTGCGTTCAGACattgcggcggcggtggtggtggtttaaTCAGGGGTGGCTTGTCGGGTTGTGAGTGGTTTTCGGCGAGAGGATGTGAAGAAGGATTTCGAAGTCGAATAGTGGTGCGACGCGTAAGAAGTCGAAAATTCGGGATGCGACTGCTGGGTTGGGAAAGTATAGAGTTGTCGGCTGCGGTCGGTTGTGGTTGGATGTGCGATTAAGGTGCTGGTGCCACATTGAGGCTGAAAAAGGGGCGCCACTCTCGCTCGGAGTGCAGGGATCCCGGCAACAAGGGTCGGGTGAtatgggttagggttgacAAAGCACTTCGCTCACAAACATTACATGGATCATGGTAAGCAATCGGCTGAGGAACCTCAGGGTTCAACTTCACGCTATATATCGTCATCCCCGTTCTGATTGCTTCTCAGTCTCACATTCGCCTTCAGATATCTCTCTGTACCCAATACGCGCATTTGGTTGCATGGccttcatctcatcatcaaccatccCATTTcattcctccacctcccaatTCCACGCCATCTAGTTCAGCAGCACCTTCCAAATGGCATCGCTATCGATGAAGTCATGGTGAATAATGTTTACCAACCATGAATCACCCCTAATCTTTTCAAGCAGCTTTTCACTCTCCGACCCTTTCCCATAAATCTTGGCCCATTCTCCCCAGATCCCAAACGCCTCCTCGCTCCAGGCCCGGAAACTGACTTCTTCAATAATTGTGGGCGTGACAATCTCCTTGCCGGGGAAAACACCCCACGTCACGGCATTGGTGctggcctccttctccccctctgccTCCAACGAGCCAGCGGCATCCGAGCTGACAAAGTCACCGGCGGCGTTGATGGCATAGAAACATACATCGTCCTTCAAGTCTGGGTGCCTAAGTTTTTGTTCGAGCACCTTCCAGTCCGCCGACGGAATGAAGAACTCGACAAACGCCTTTTGAAAGACGAACCCGTTTGCCGGTCCCCATCCAAAGGTGGGATCACTGGACCGAAGGCCGTTAACCGCCGGCTGCGAGGCCAACGACCACCAGCCCTTGGAGTTGAGCTTGATGAGCTGGTCGCGAATCTTGTCGGTTTCCGGGCTGAATCCTTCTTCGCTCCACGGAATGGTTGTGAGCTCGCCCTTGAGGTGGCGGATAAAGACGTTGTTGATGTCCTCGGTGGTCCTTGGAGTGCCCCAGATCCGAAGCGCCTGGGCCACCGTAACGTGCAGGCTTACACCGTAGCCGTCGATTTGACCGTAGGCGGGAGACCGAGCATCGCCCCATCTGCCGTTGGGGAAGTCATCCCACGTGGCTTCACGGCCTAGTACGCCTTCGCCCTCTGAAATAGCCAGTGTGTTAGCGCGGGAATTGATGGGTTCTGCCGGAATGCTAGCCTCCTGTGCTGTCGCTTCCCAGTCGGGATAGGATGTGGATCGACCCTGGACAATAACCCGATCCCTGGGATCAGAGCCAATCGAGCCCTTTCGTCTTCCATCATCGGGGACGGATCCGTTGATGCGAAGAAGTCGAATGTCCGGTAGAGGGTTATGTCTCACAGCGGACTGaagctcttcctcctctggaGTTTCGGGAGGGATCAACCCTGTTCTTTCGATAATGAACGATACGGCCTTTTCCAGGTTGAGCGTGTAAAAGTGAAAGCCCTTGGGACCCTCGGCCGTCCTGcccttgatctccttgatctGCTCCACCAGTTCGCTGACAATatccacccccacctccttgACTCTTTCATCGTCACCCCTGACGGCCTCCAGACGGTCCATGAGTGCATCGGGTATCTTGGCGTGGCTGAGCTTTGTCGTCCTTTTGATCATTTGATAACTCTGGATAGGCATAAGACCAGGGATAATCACGATATCCTTGAATGCACCGCTTGGATGCTCCCGAAGAGTCTTCTCGAAATGATCGTACGCTGCAATGTCGAAAAACAACTGTGTCATGAGAAAATCGGCTCCGGCCTGCACCTTCTCGACGAGATAAGGAAGGTCATGCTCCAGGCTCTGACCGAGGGGATGGCTTTCATCGGCATGGCCTTCCGGATAGGCGGCAACACCAATGCAGAAGTAATCGCCGTGAGTCTTGCGGATATAACGAACGAGGTCGACGGCCCAATGgaactcttcctcttcgtcatcgtcggTCTGTGGCTCGTTGCTATCACGGTACTCGGCTCTTCTTGGCGGGTCGCCCCTGAGGGCGAGAATATTGCGAATACCCAAAGCCTTTGCGTCCTCCAATGTCTTATCTATCAGCTTCCGGCTCATGTTGGTGCAGGTAAGATGCAGACATGTTGTCAGGCCCAGCTCCCGCTGGCAGATCTCGGCGAGCTCGAGGGACTTGGTTGCTGTAGAACCGCCGGCGCCCCAGGTAACGTTGACAAAGAGTGGTCGCAGGGCCCTCGCCATACGATCGAGCCGGTCACGGAGGTTGGAGAAACCCATGGCCGTCTTGGGCGGGAAGAATTCGAGGGAGCAGTAGTTCGTCTCGGCGGGCAAAGCCGCAATCTTGTCTGTGATTTTGTCCATGGCGTGGTTCTTGCCAGCCTCTACAGGCAATTCCAAACTGGGAAGAAATTCACCCATTGGGGTTGAAAGGGGAGATGGATGGCGGGCAGCTGTGTGCTCTGACAATAATAAGGAGGGGCGGGAGCTCCTGGGTGGCTTCGGCGGATGCTCGGAGAAGGAGAACCGCTACACAAAAGCTTGGATGAAAGTGGCTGCTCGGTGCGCTGGAGGGCTCGATCCCTGCTGGGAATGCTAGGAATGTATTCGAGAAGCGGACGGTTCCTGACTCGATGTTTGTTGGCCCAGCTACTCGACTACGAGCTCCTTTTCAATGTTGCTTCTAGCAAGAATTTCCCGTGGTCAAGGTGCACTGTTTCATTCCAGCGGCGACTAGTCAACCCCACCTTTTACGTAGGTGACGTGGGGTACAAGCAAACCTCCTTCCCGCGATCGCAACGCCTGTCAGAATGTGGGGTTTCTATCACTCTGGGCGCCTCGGTGAGACAGCCAACCACATCGGCAGTTAGTTTAGGTGCGAGGAGGCATAGTGATTGGTGAAGGTCTGTCATGTGGTCGTGTACCCGGATCTGAATTACACGTCCCCCACTTCCAATTATCGATCGGATGAGAACGTGCTCTAATATTTACCATTGAGAATCCCCAGGAGGACCCAGGAGGACTGTATTGAAGCTGACTATGGGATATATACGTGGGGGGGCCTAGGGAGAACATGGCATTGCGGCTTTACCCGCTAATTGTCTGACATGTGCTTCGATGCCGAGTCTTGGTTGAGACATTGTACGTGTCAAGTTGAGTTCTTTGCAAACCTATACCTGTATCAGCAATAAAAGCGTTAGCTCAACAGCCTGGCAGAGCCTGCGGGATGACAGCATGTGGTGTTCAGATATTCAGGAATTGCCATGGTATCGTCACCCTAAACACACGGCATTGCTGAACCTCTATCTACGATGTAAATAGAGGCTCGACCGTTGTTGAGTAGGTTTACCGGATTGTTTAATTGTCATCAGGATTAAAAAAAGACAGAGAAGCCAGACACGTAGGGCAATCGACGTACCAATTGAAAGTCGAGAGCGAGCGTGTAacaaatatatatatatatgagAGATCCAAGGTTATCAAATCTGGTCTACGTGGCAGCAAGTAAAAAGACAAGTGAGAAAGAGAATGTCTAGTGCTTCAGGTCATCACCGCATCATGGAACCGCGCAATTAAGGGGCACTCGTGACGATGGTTTTAAACAAGGGCTTCGTAGAGTTAATCTCGACTCGGCAACTGAGATCGCCAACAGCATGGAGTgcgtggtgatgttggtgatgtatTCACAGTTGATGGTCTTtgtggaagagaagaaaagagaatgTTAAAATTGGGGGCGCGAAATTTTTCTTTGTACGAGACTCGACCGGCGAGGTTCTGGTGGGGTTCTTTGTGCCGGCTGTCACCGCCCGTAACGTTCTGGTGGTCGGCCTGGTTTTGGTGCTCCCGGCACGgtggaagtggtggtgggctgctTTTGCCGGCCAGTCATGTTTTTTTGGCACTAAAATGTGGTGGAGACGTCGCGAAGACCCGCCACAGTGCACTGCCTGTTGCTTTGGGGGCTCTCTCAAGATTTGTTCTTTTCCACCATTGTTCGAGAACTGAGAAAACGGCTTCTGACATCCCACCACGCTTCCCTGATGCTCTAAAACCCTGCCGCCCAACCTTCAACCTTCACGCATACCTTAATAATAGGATATTCTCGTGAGAACATCGCCCAGACATCCATCCCGCCACTGACGCCAActgccacccaccaccaaaccgcaccaccacctccaaaggTCCTCGAGACGAAACAGCCGCCCGCCGTGTtaatcctcctcaacccacaCCTGacatcacccacctccctTTCCGCTCGCCTTCCCGTTCGAATAATACACCACTGTGAGCGTCACTGCGATTTAATCTGAGCACTTGCACTGCACCAATTTGTGCTCTCGGGGCTTCCAATAGTTGCCCTTCGTGTCTGTTGCACCACAGGCCGAACTACACCAGAGGTTGCTGTCGATCATTGAAGGGCGTGGCTGGTGCTTGCTCGCAAGCTGTAGACACTCTTTAGacaccccctttccccctaGTACCGGTTTCCATCTTCTCCATGGAGAACATATGGAGTCGCCGCCCCGGGTGagtatcttttttttttcttccatcGTCTTCACTTTGTCCAAGCTGTTCGGCGGGGTCAACCGGAGCTGTCGTGCTAACGTTTTTGGATCACAAGTTCGAGCAAGCTCTCCCTCTCTACTTCCGGCTCCGGTCAGGGCGACAGCCCCTCTGGACGCAACAACTCTTTCAGGCGAATCGGCGGTGATAGCTCTTCGCTCCAGaaaaccaaccccttcaGTTCCATAACCACGCCAGGAGGCGGCTTGGCGTCACCTACAGGCGGCGCATCGAATGCCTTCGGCCTAGGATCTGGCGCCTTTGCCTCTTTTGGCTCGGCGAAGACCCCTAAGGCGACTGGAAATCCTTTCGAGTCGTCTTTGGGCGCTGCTGTCAAGACACCCGGTGCGGAGAAATCTGCAAAGGAGGGTGGCTTGGCTGGCAAGTCTGTCGGCCGGGTGGCATCCAACGCCTCCCTGCTTGACTCTGCCAGGACGTCAAGAGCGTCAGTCCACCGGCTGCGTGACAGCTGGGTGTTCTGGTTTCGCCCGCCCATCTCCAAGGCGAACGGGTTTATCGAGTATGAGAACACTCTGCACCCAATCGCCTCGGTTGATACAGCCGAGAACTTCTTCGGCGTGTACGGGCACTTGAAGCGGCCGTCAACGCTGCCGCTGGTATCGGACTACCACCTCTTCAAGAAGGGAATCCGGCCAATATGGGAGGACCAGGAGAACAAAGCGGGTGGCAAGTGGGTGGTGCGCCTCAAGAAGGGCGTTGCGGACCGCTATTGGGAGGACCTGCTGTTTGCCATTATTGGCGACCAGTTCGGCGAGGCCAGTGAGGAGGTTTGCGGTATTGTGGTGAGCATCCGTAACGGGGAGGACATCCTCAGCATCTGGACTCGTTCGAGTGGACAGCGGGTCCTGAAGCTCCGGTAAGTTTATATTTCTTGACAAGCTACACTGTTGCATCCTACTTATTCTGTCGTCACAGCGAAACTATGCGCCGAGTCCTGTCGATGCCAAATGACACCAAAATCGAGTTCAAGAGCCACGACACCAGCATCCAGCAGCGCACTGCTATTGAAGAGTCCCGGCGGGAGAAGGCGGCGAACAATCACCACGGTGACAAGCGCAACAACAAGCAGCAACATtatcagcagcagctgcagcAGTCGAATGACGAACAGCAGAAGAACTTATAAGTACAGCCCTTTTGCAACCTTATGTAGCGAAGCGAGCGCGGCCTCGGGTCCCATCCTAGCGTATTATGATGGCCTACCGAAGAGAAATCCCAAAAGAATTCCGTCCGTGGACAAAAAAGATTTTCAGGcgttgttgtgtgtgtgttttctctttctctctttaCCATCTCTATGTCCTGTGTGTAACAACATCATTTCCGGTTTTGTCTTTTTCATCGAGCAAGCATTGTTTTTTGACAGTCACTTTTCTCAACTCGCCGTTTTCTCCTTCTGTTTGGACTTGTAGCAGTAGCAGGCAGGGATGATTGGTGTGGGCGGTGTAAGCTGTGATTTTTCACCTGGTGTGTGGGAGGAAACGGTCAGGGCGACAAAGGGAGAgcgggtgggtggtgaatgCTGTGGGTTCAATGGTTGAAATGCGCGAAATGACTTTTGGGATATTTgggaagggggcgggggaaaTTGTCGGGGAATGAATGGGCTGGGTTCATCATGCTTCGAGGGATCAAGGCGTGCAGCGCGTGATTAGCGATTTTGCAAAAGcaggaaaagaaatatttTGAAGTATGGGCTTCGTCATGTATGTTGCTGCTAGTGTTATTGCTGACAGGAAATATATGCTGTTGTCTTATCAGTAGGTGTCGGGTACGTCAACCGCCGATGATAACCGTCAGGTACTAGTTCTCATCCACATGTTAAAGTGTTTGGGAGTTGAATTTCTCTATGCAATTTTTATGTGCTATATTTCCCATGTTTGCTGCTTTTTCCTAGCTTTTTAACTGTTTCCGTACTGTAATCTGGTATCATCAATCATCTTCTACACCGTACCattcaaccccaacctctccatccccctcatcactCCTAGTcacgccatcctccccttccccttcccattaCTCCCCCCCTGCACCCTAGGCctatccctcctctcccaaacctGCAAATACGTCTCCCCCAGATAAAGCAGCTCCTCCCTAATCTTCTCCACAAACAAATCCTGcgccaccacccactccccctcccggcTCTTGTCCCTCAGCTGTACCTTCCACGTCTTtttttcctcccccaccgcgCTATCCgccacatcctccttctGCCTCACCGCCTCGTGCACCACATTCGCGACCAAATCATACCATATCGGCTCCCCCGGCTGGCAGTGACTAGGATCAGGCTCAACATACGGCCCGACATCCAAATTCCTCGCGTCAAACGTCACAATCGTCGGGTTGCGCTCAGAGACAAACTTGTTTTTGGAAAAGCGCTTCACGTGAAAAACGAGGAacggcgggagggggtgcaTTAGTCTGTATCGCTTCCGCTGGGCGTTGAGTTCCTGGGCTTTCACGCCGTTGTATTTCGCCAGGAGTAAAGACAGTGGGACTTGAGGAATAATGTTGGCTTCTTGTTCGTCCTGAAACAAAGGCGCGGGAGGGAGGTCCAAGGTGAGGAGTAAGAACCGAGAGATGTCCGTTTGGACTTGGGTAGACTCTTCAAACCGTAACCTGTCACTCGCGTCGGctttggcggtgatggcttGGGATTCTACTTTTAGCTTTCCCTGAAAGATGTGCtggatgggggaggaatGAGGTTTTGTCTTTGAGCCGCCtaggccgaggtggaggttgttgagataCCATGATAGGAATTCTACCGGGTCGGATTGGGCCGTGAGGGTGAAGCGCTTGTTGGAGCGGAGGGAGATTTCTTGAAGGAGCTCGTGGGGGGAGACGTGGGATTTGAAGGCGCGAGGGTTCCAGATTTTGCGGAAGAGAATTGAGGTCCGTTTGACGAGCTCGTCGCGCTTGGAGAGGTCTTCTAGAAGGAAATAATTCCGTAGCGGGGAGACgtgggagagggattggACTATGACGTTGAGGTAGTCGTTTTCTTTGATGTTGTTCATTCCTACGAAACCGGGGGTGTATTCTTTCCCGAGGAGGGTTCGGGAGGTGCGAGGTTTGCGATCGAACTCGGCGACTTCTTGTCGGGTGTAGCGTGGATCGGAGACGTATTTGATGTCGTCGAGGGACTTGCTCATGACTTCGTATCCTTCGGGTAACACGTACACCTTTTGGGTGCTCATGTTGATGTAGACGTGGTGGTCCTCGTCGAGCGCGTGGAAATAGGCGTGTGACTTTGGGCCACGGCCTTGGAAGTATTTCCCGCATACTAAGCATGCGTATACGTTGATATTAGACAAGCTGATGGAACACAGCTTTTCGAAATCAAAGTCGAGGACGTTGCGATCGATGGTGTCGAGGTACAAGTCGTCGTAGCCTGCTGTCGGTGCAGCTTGTCTGATGGGCGCCTTTTCCTCCACTTCATCGTCAAAatcatcgccctcctcctcgtcttctaTCCGTTGCAGTCCGTTCGTGTGGTTATCATCTCCGTTTGCGCTGGGGGTTAGGCTCTTGGTGTAGTCGTCGAATCTGGACTTCTTGGAGGCTGGTGAGCCTACTAGCTCCTCGAGAGCTTCTGACGCCTGACGCTTCGACATCTCTGTATGTTTGGTGTATTTATGCGACTTGGATGATGGTGCATGCCGTCGGCCGAACGCGAAATGCGCTTGTTGAGGCGTTGATGGACGTTGTCGTGCTTTTCCCCCAGGAGGACCGCGAAGTTGAGCATGGGCCTCCGGTCAATCAATTCAATCGTCGGAGCAGCCCCACCAAAGCTTTGGCCGCCACACAACCGTGGCACGGCCTACGTGTGACGCTTGCCCAAATAGGCAGTTTGTGGACTAAATTTCGTGCCACGTCTCACACCAGAGAGGACGTTGATGGCTAGGGGATACAATGTAGGTATACTATGGTGGAAACTACTACGCTATCAGTCCTTgatcccaacctccaacatCTCGGCCAGCAGATCCCACTTCACGGCTGCCTGTTCCTTGCTGGCCCTCGCCACGCCTCTGAGCCCCCCAGCAACGAACCTCAGGTGTCTCTCAAAATCACCTTGATACTCCTTCAACAAGACATGGTGCGGTTTCCCCTCGTTAACCTTTGCGCTCTGTTTGATTTTCCACTCCAGACCTTGGTTTTCCTTGTCCGAgtcatcgtcttcgtcatTTCTTCTCTTTGGATTCGGTGTTGATGCCGCACATTTGGCCTTGGCTTTCACTGGTGAGGTGTAAGGAGAAGAGATCACCGATAACCTTGTAATCTCAtgttcctccttctccagcctcGCCATTTCTACTTTCTGCGCGTCTGCAACCTTGATAGCCAGATTGAAAATGTCCAGCATGCAGTCCCGAATAGGCTGCAATTTGGCACCATGGCATGCTTCATGGATGATTCTGTTCACAAAGTTGGCATGGGCTTTGATCATGTCGTCCACATCCCCCGCATCTCCCAAGTTAGCTCTTAGTTTTGCTGTGTTAGGAGCCAGCACGAGTGTCGTCAAGTAGGTAAGGATGGCGTCGCAGAACCAGAGGAGTTTCGTTCGCAGCATGTAGTATTGCCCCATTGGACCCGTCGCAGCGAGGCTTCCACGGGGGTGGAAATTCTTGACTGGATGCTTCAAGACATGTATCGCTCTGCGGACCTGCAGCAAAAAGGTGAATATCGTCTGATATCCCCGTATTGACTCCTCTGTGACTACAATCTGCACTGGCCAGTTCAGACGATACCCAAGACGGATAGCGGGAAGGTTAACTCGAACAGAGCTCCGGCCAGCAATGGCACTGTGAACAACGGTACGAGGATCGATTTCGGCAAAGATGCGGTAGTTGTCGATAGATGCCGAGAAAGCCTCCTGAGCAATCTCGGTCAACGTAAAACGATCTTTCCAGCTGCTGCTAAAGTTGTCGAGGTGTCTGAAGACAGCCGAGGCCAAGGCGTCGGATTTGGAGCCGTCCGACATGAGGTATACTTCTTCAAGCATGTCTAGACTCTGGAGCAGTCCATAAGAGTTGTAGAGTAGCTCTTGAAGAGTGGCCGCTGCAGTGTGGTGCTTGCTCTGGATCCAAGCATCAAAGGCGGCGCTGAAGAGCTCCGAAAAGGGGGCGAACTCCAGGTGGTCTGGGCAAATAGTAGCAAAGTCCATCTTGGGTTCGTCTGTTGCTCGGTATTTGCTGGCGGCCGCATGTCGCTTCATGTTTTTCAACACCACAATACTTTTGCCCGCAGTGAATATTCTGTGGATAGCAGGTTTGAGAAAACGCGGTGCGTGCAGGTGGCCTTCTGGGGAGCGCAGCATGTTGAACTGTCCCTTCCAAATATGAGGCAACGGAAGCTTGGTAGAGGACTCCGACACAAAAAATGTTCGGTCCCCGGGCAGAAGTCTTCCTTCTTCCATCCACAGGCGAATTGGCTTGAGATAGACCTGAAAACAGTCGAGAAATAAACCACCTAAAAGATGGTAGGTGTCCCGGTGCGCTTGGAGCTGAGCCATCCCCACCGCATCGTATAGTAGCTCAAGATATCTGAAGCCATGAGTGCTGCTTTCCTCCTGAAGCTGGCGGATGATATCCGAGAGCGCATAGAGTGGTTTCAGAATCGGTTGCACTTCGGTCAAGATGCCCaccaagctcaccaccaTATCCTCCTTAATCGCAACATATCTGCCTTGAATTCTCGCCAACTTTCCGTCGAGCGAGGTCAGGGCCTTTTGTAGAGAACTCTCAAAGACCTGCAAGAGAGGCGACTGTGCTTTCCTTTTGGAAAAGGTTCGTAAAGGTGCGAGCTTAAGACCGCACTCAGCAAAGGAGTTAAAGAGAGCGGTTGATGCTTCCGTTGAAATCCCCTGGAGCTGGTAGAGCGGATTTGG encodes the following:
- the ubp10 gene encoding Ubiquitin carboxyl-terminal hydrolase 10 (EggNog:ENOG503NXX3; COG:Z; MEROPS:MER0064621; BUSCO:EOG09262QL6), with the protein product MSKRQASEALEELVGSPASKKSRFDDYTKSLTPSANGDDNHTNGLQRIEDEEEGDDFDDEVEEKAPIRQAAPTAGYDDLYLDTIDRNVLDFDFEKLCSISLSNINVYACLVCGKYFQGRGPKSHAYFHALDEDHHVYINMSTQKVYVLPEGYEVMSKSLDDIKYVSDPRYTRQEVAEFDRKPRTSRTLLGKEYTPGFVGMNNIKENDYLNVIVQSLSHVSPLRNYFLLEDLSKRDELVKRTSILFRKIWNPRAFKSHVSPHELLQEISLRSNKRFTLTAQSDPVEFLSWYLNNLHLGLGGSKTKPHSSPIQHIFQGKLKVESQAITAKADASDRLRFEESTQVQTDISRFLLLTLDLPPAPLFQDEQEANIIPQVPLSLLLAKYNGVKAQELNAQRKRYRLMHPLPPFLVFHVKRFSKNKFVSERNPTIVTFDARNLDVGPYVEPDPSHCQPGEPIWYDLVANVVHEAVRQKEDVADSAVGEEKKTWKVQLRDKSREGEWVVAQDLFVEKIREELLYLGETYLQVWERRDRPRVQGGSNGKGKGRMA
- a CDS encoding uncharacterized protein (COG:Z; EggNog:ENOG503NWHZ): MAFLAQLGASTDELVDAIVGIPESDQETRDIFREAVLRLLRNHTYLRTNQFEVEDRLKGLEERFRVVGRDALADAFRKRLEALEPHHNKFTPDVFHFLLELADQPAQKTDLTALDALIEPEEIPPPKLTWKDIAREDGWVQERDIWLFNRHAPDSSDDEEVADLRTVASVESLTSVSSVDDRAPRTALDSAFKPQGEELLQQVREALSWRDASTKNGGEQPEKVTISTLQLLREVLFMLSGLPTTFFDADCSPNPLYQLQGISTEASTALFNSFAECGLKLAPLRTFSKRKAQSPLLQVFESSLQKALTSLDGKLARIQGRYVAIKEDMVVSLVGILTEVQPILKPLYALSDIIRQLQEESSTHGFRYLELLYDAVGMAQLQAHRDTYHLLGGLFLDCFQVYLKPIRLWMEEGRLLPGDRTFFVSESSTKLPLPHIWKGQFNMLRSPEGHLHAPRFLKPAIHRIFTAGKSIVVLKNMKRHAAASKYRATDEPKMDFATICPDHLEFAPFSELFSAAFDAWIQSKHHTAAATLQELLYNSYGLLQSLDMLEEVYLMSDGSKSDALASAVFRHLDNFSSSWKDRFTLTEIAQEAFSASIDNYRIFAEIDPRTVVHSAIAGRSSVRVNLPAIRLGYRLNWPVQIVVTEESIRGYQTIFTFLLQVRRAIHVLKHPVKNFHPRGSLAATGPMGQYYMLRTKLLWFCDAILTYLTTLVLAPNTAKLRANLGDAGDVDDMIKAHANFVNRIIHEACHGAKLQPIRDCMLDIFNLAIKVADAQKVEMARLEKEEHEITRLSVISSPYTSPVKAKAKCAASTPNPKRRNDEDDDSDKENQGLEWKIKQSAKVNEGKPHHVLLKEYQGDFERHLRFVAGGLRGVARASKEQAAVKWDLLAEMLEVGIKD